Proteins encoded within one genomic window of Gambusia affinis linkage group LG23, SWU_Gaff_1.0, whole genome shotgun sequence:
- the cdkn1ba gene encoding cyclin-dependent kinase inhibitor 1Ba yields the protein MCNNMSDVRLSNASPTVERVDARPPDNTRSVRRVLFGTPDPEETRKQAEALRRQSVEAFRDTYNFDPVEDRPLSPGLYDWQEDEDAPEFYRRPLRGSQPLRGEAGEGSPETRRERRSAHTNGSRKRSSESAGLCSDDCTSNGKKSHSDKDDDEEQALGAGSQTEQEEEEEVPC from the exons ATGTGCAACAACATGTCAGACGTTCGCCTCTCTAACGCGAGCCCCACGGTAGAGCGGGTGGACGCGCGGCCGCCGGACAACACCAGGTCGGTCCGCAGGGTGCTGTTCGGCACACCTGACCCGGAGGAGACGCGGAAGCAAGCGGAGGCTCTGCGGCGGCAGTCCGTGGAGGCTTTTAGGGACACGTACAACTTCGACCCGGTGGAGGACAGGCCGCTCTCTCCGGGGCTCTACGACTGGCAGGAGGACGAAGACGCGCCGGAGTTTTACCGCAGGCCGCTCCGGGGGAGCCAGCCGCTCCGGGGCGAGGCAGGCGAAGGCAGCCCGGAGACGAGGAGGGAGAGGCGGTCGGCTCACACTAACGGTTCGCGGAAACGATCTTCAGAATCTGCAG GTCTTTGCTCTGACGATTGCACGAGTAACGGCAAAAAGTCGCATTCCGACAAAGACGACGATGAAGAGCAGGCGCTCGGTGCAGGAAGCCagacagagcaggaggaggaggaggaggtccCATGCTGA